The genomic DNA tcctgataattttttatattgatttgcaGTAGCAAAAGCTTTTAAAGACAAATTTTCTACAACTGCTCCATGAAATTgtacaaaataaatgtttacgTATACAAGGTCATCTCACTAAAGACTGTCTAAGTGGCCCAGCCAGGTAAAAAGaatacatttcatttaatttttaaatacattttttaaaaattggaTAAAGCTTTAAtactaatttaaaaaatgtcccaaaaacCTTTTCAAGACACTGTACGTCCAGTCAAAATCAAGTTAGATTTACCTTCAGcgttaaataaatatatcaaaGTATGTATCTTCACTGTGATTCTAAACTTTGCAAACATCTACTGTGCTGTTGTACTGATGTATACATGtgtttgtagatgtgtgtgAAAGGAACAAGGACAGGCAGAAAAATGGGCGGATCAGGGCTTTTAGAGTGCAAGAAGCGAGGGCGAGTTCATGGAGTCAGAGGACTGCTCGCTGCTGCTGGCTCGCTGGTTAGCGCTGGCGCCGCAGGCTCCCTCTGGGTAGGTGAACACAAATGAAGATGTGTATGAGGGGTTGTGGCAGATGGCATCAGGGTTACCGCCGCCATCTGCAATGAGACACGGGCCACCCGGCGCCGGCTGGCTCGGCCCATAGAAAGAACTAGAAAAGGCTACCTCCTGCATCATTCCTTGCTGCTGTGGTGGGGGCTGCTGCTGCGGCTGGTGGTGCTGCTGCTGGTGGGATGAGTAAGGTGGAGGCAGGTAGAACATGTCCTCCTTCACAGtcaaacccaccactgccacagaGGAGGACGGGAGCGGAGGAGGCACTGGCGTCTGCTGCTGCTCTTCCTGGTATGGGATCTTGCAGGTTGGCTGGTGAGTGATAAGGACAAATTCCAGACGTTCCTTCTCTTTCTGGAGCTCAGAGATCTCTGCCTCCAGCTCAGCCTTTTCCTCCTCCAGAATGTCTGTCTCCTGAGAAGAAACAGGAAAGTGTGAGAGTCCACTGATCACCAGTGAGGCTTCTGTATTTAGAAATCCCCTTTCACTGATGTGCCCAAATAATGAATCCTAATTTAAACATTAACAGTAACATTAGTCTTGTTCAGTACACGTTGAGGCCAATTAACTACTTCTGGCTAAAATCTAAATTTTTTCACTAGCAAAAGAGTGGCCATTGACAGGTTCCATAGATCACATACAAGAATAACTGTAGCACTTACCATGTTGTGTCTATAATATtgcttatttattctttattattcatttaagcAATAATGTGCATTTGATTTGTGTTGGAATCGCTCACcgactgtagtctgtctgtaaGCTCACGCCTTCTGTTGCGACACTTGGCCGCTGCTAATTTATTCCTCTCCCTTCTAACACGcctcttctcctcctcctccggagTCAGCTGATAACaagaaaaaattttttttttaaactcaacTTGACTCAAACTAAttgatacacacacaatacacacatggACCCATATAGAGACACAAATGACCTGACAAGAAATTGACAAATTAGGAAACCAATTCACCAAACCACACAGACAGTTAACTCAATCCTGAGCCTCGCTTACCGTTTCATCACGTGTGCGACGGCGGCTCCGAGAGTGACGAACCGGCCCAGGGGTGTCTGAGCCAGGAGGGGTAAAACCTGAGCCAGATGAGTAGCTTGGCCCCGGAAGGTCATAAGGATCCATTGCGACAGACTGGGTCATGGTAGTTGTACCTGTGCTACTCTGACCAGGTGCCACAGAAGAAATAAGGGTAGGCTGTACCATCCACTGCAGGTCCTGACTGGTGGTGATTGCTGTCACCGTTGGGACAAAGGAGCTGGGCATTTCCACCCCTGCTCCACTGCCAGCTGACCCACCAATGACCCCTACACTGCCAGCAGCAGATACACACTCCTATGAAACAGATATAGAAAAGATTGTGTAAGGGAATATTAAGTTTGCCTGGTGCATACcatagtttatttacatttacttttgtaAACATGCATACTGAAGCTGCATTAAGTTTAAGAGTACCCCCCATGACAAGAACATTAAGTGGGAGGACCAGATAACTTAACAAACTAAATTAGACTGGATTTTTTATGCTATGTCTTGCCTTtggtttttacttttaaaattaagCAAATTATTGTATatctactttatatttatttatttatttatttatttattatggaaTGGTCATTTGAGGTTGATTCAGCGTGAAAGTCACAAAGGTAAAAGGGTGTGTCAACATGAGCATACAGCAAGTTTTCAGGCACAAAATATataatgagaaaataaatacatatattttagtgttaaattttaactacattttatcCATTATTATCACTATCCATTAAGCTTTTTGTGTATAAAAGAGAATATATAGGGAATATAAAAAGTGCTGTTCTAAAGAGGTCTTGGCTAGATTGTTAACCTTCCTTATTAACTCAGTGATAGGGACAAAAAGTGGAACATTTTATAGTACAAGCTGGAATGTTTTATATGAttgcacttttatttattta from Trichomycterus rosablanca isolate fTriRos1 chromosome 11, fTriRos1.hap1, whole genome shotgun sequence includes the following:
- the fosb gene encoding protein fosB isoform X1 yields the protein MQLFWKDTKGILTDSSSKSCYGDVPFSPGTGGFSFPLGSAGEMFQGFPGDPDSSRGSSSPSVESHYLSSVDSFGSPSTTTAPQECVSAAGSVGVIGGSAGSGAGVEMPSSFVPTVTAITTSQDLQWMVQPTLISSVAPGQSSTGTTTMTQSVAMDPYDLPGPSYSSGSGFTPPGSDTPGPVRHSRSRRRTRDETLTPEEEEKRRVRRERNKLAAAKCRNRRRELTDRLQSETDILEEEKAELEAEISELQKEKERLEFVLITHQPTCKIPYQEEQQQTPVPPPLPSSSVAVVGLTVKEDMFYLPPPYSSHQQQHHQPQQQPPPQQQGMMQEVAFSSSFYGPSQPAPGGPCLIADGGGNPDAICHNPSYTSSFVFTYPEGACGASANQRASSSEQSSDSMNSPSLLAL
- the fosb gene encoding protein fosB isoform X2, with amino-acid sequence MQLFWKDTKGILTDSSSKSCYGDVPFSPGTGGFSFPLGSAGEMFQGFPGDPDSSRGSSSPSVESHYLSSVDSFGSPSTTTAPQECVSAAGSVGVIGGSAGSGAGVEMPSSFVPTVTAITTSQDLQWMVQPTLISSVAPGQSSTGTTTMTQSVAMDPYDLPGPSYSSGSGFTPPGSDTPGPVRHSRSRRRTRDETLTPEEEEKRRVRRERNKLAAAKCRNRRRELTDRLQSETDILEEEKAELEAEISELQKEKERLEFVLITHQPTCKIPYQEEQQQTPVPPPLPSSSVAVVGLTVKEDMFYLPPPYSSHQQQHHQPQQQPPPQQQGMMQEREPAAPALTSEPAAASSPLTP
- the fosb gene encoding protein fosB isoform X3 — encoded protein: MQLFWKDTKGILTDSSSKSCYGDVPFSPGTGGFSFPLGSAGEMFQGFPGDPDSSRGSSSPSVESHYLSSVDSFGSPSTTTAPQECVSAAGSVGVIGGSAGSGAGVEMPSSFVPTVTAITTSQDLQWMVQPTLISSVAPGQSSTGTTTMTQSVAMDPYDLPGPSYSSGSGFTPPGSDTPGPVRHSRSRRRTRDETLTPEEEEKRRVRRERNKLAAAKCRNRRRELTDRLQSETDILEEEKAELEAEISELQKEKERLEFVLITHQPTCKIPYQEEQQQTPVPPPLPSSSVAVVGLTVKEDMFYLPPPYSSHQQQHHQPQQQPPPQQQGMMQEPSAHESPLDPENPWNLE